One window of the Thioflexithrix psekupsensis genome contains the following:
- a CDS encoding SCP-2 sterol transfer family protein encodes MADMFSPEWMLAFMTEWNNEPELSDALAKIDFTSTIGYGFPDQENPSGVLVIENGKAVRAEPFNGQPLNWDMRAKPDNWQKWFNEGIGMAGLGMATVSGKLKFKVGNYSAMIKDPRMAPPFIKSFSVMGRVKA; translated from the coding sequence ATGGCTGATATGTTTTCACCCGAATGGATGCTGGCGTTTATGACAGAATGGAACAATGAACCTGAACTGTCAGACGCATTGGCCAAAATCGACTTTACATCAACCATTGGTTATGGTTTTCCGGATCAGGAAAATCCCAGTGGTGTTTTAGTGATTGAGAATGGTAAAGCGGTTCGTGCCGAGCCTTTCAATGGTCAGCCGTTGAATTGGGACATGCGCGCCAAACCCGACAACTGGCAAAAATGGTTTAACGAAGGCATCGGCATGGCAGGACTCGGCATGGCGACAGTGAGCGGTAAACTCAAATTTAAAGTGGGTAACTACAGTGCCATGATCAAAGACCCCCGTATGGCACCGCCCTTTATCAAGAGTTTTTCGGTAATGGGACGAGTTAAAGCCTAA
- a CDS encoding IS630 family transposase, translated as MNKRYEDLEELMSTGEAREVKRAMAVRMSLLGFVRAEAALACCVSVQFVDKWKAIYLASGVEGLKLAYKGSPGYLKPREREDVINWIQEKKTITIEELKRYLKEEYDVFYSSNTSYTKLLEEANLSYKKTHKENSAKDEVKVEAKKKEIKDLIDKEREQIESGEVMYWMQDESHQLWGDICGYVWSKKGERTSIKMSNYRTSQTWYGAVNIYTGEFILDRAKKADTKYTIDFINWLIYRYKEARHVIIWDGASYHRSEGLRTYLEKLNGGLPESEWKVRLLRFAPNAPEQNPVEDIWLQGKNWVRKNFHRLSSFKEVTSMFETFLSGKVFKFNKIKQYLIPNI; from the coding sequence ATGAACAAAAGATATGAAGATTTAGAAGAGTTAATGTCAACAGGTGAGGCGAGAGAAGTGAAGCGAGCGATGGCAGTAAGAATGTCTTTGCTTGGTTTTGTGCGTGCGGAAGCGGCTTTAGCGTGTTGTGTCAGTGTGCAATTTGTGGATAAATGGAAAGCCATTTATTTAGCGTCAGGGGTGGAAGGATTAAAGTTAGCGTATAAAGGCTCGCCAGGGTATTTAAAGCCGCGTGAACGAGAAGATGTGATTAATTGGATACAAGAAAAGAAGACAATAACAATAGAGGAACTAAAGAGATACTTAAAAGAGGAGTATGATGTTTTCTATTCTTCAAATACTTCTTATACTAAATTATTAGAAGAAGCGAATTTAAGTTATAAGAAGACACACAAAGAGAATTCGGCAAAAGATGAGGTAAAAGTAGAAGCTAAAAAAAAAGAGATTAAGGATTTAATAGATAAGGAGCGTGAACAGATAGAAAGTGGAGAGGTAATGTACTGGATGCAAGACGAAAGCCATCAGTTGTGGGGAGATATTTGTGGTTATGTTTGGTCGAAAAAAGGAGAAAGAACGTCAATAAAGATGAGTAATTATCGCACTTCTCAAACGTGGTATGGAGCGGTGAATATTTATACGGGAGAATTTATTTTAGATAGGGCAAAGAAAGCTGATACAAAATATACGATAGACTTTATTAACTGGCTCATTTACAGATATAAAGAAGCCCGTCATGTGATTATTTGGGATGGTGCAAGTTATCATCGTTCTGAAGGTTTAAGAACTTATTTAGAGAAATTAAATGGGGGACTTCCAGAATCAGAATGGAAAGTTCGTTTATTAAGATTTGCGCCCAATGCCCCAGAGCAAAATCCAGTCGAGGATATTTGGCTTCAAGGTAAGAATTGGGTCAGAAAGAATTTTCATCGTCTATCAAGCTTTAAAGAAGTCACTAGTATGTTTGAGACCTTTTTGTCAGGTAAAGTGTTTAAGTTTAATAAAATTAAACAGTATCTTATACCTAATATCTAG
- the nadA gene encoding quinolinate synthase NadA, giving the protein MGIYELSIERFMALEEADCQARIRGAKAQLGERVAILGHHYQRQEVFQHADYTGDSLKLSREAAQSNAEYIVFCGVHFMAEVADIMTRPEQVAILPDLGAGCSMADMANLAKVERAWRELNEVLGDADQTITPVTYINSAADLKAFCGRHGGIVCTSTNARKILTWAWQQREKVLFFPDQHLGRNTAYRMGMALDEMVVWDFNLPRGGLTREQIKQAKLILWKGFCSVHQLFKPEHIDQFLAQYPETRIISHPESSFEVCQKSHEVGSTEYIIDVVTHSPPGTRWLVGTELNLVKRLAMTCAPQGIDVHFMSPNLCMCSTMYRTDPQHLLWVLENLVAGKVVNQIRVDAKEAEQARLSLQRMFDVS; this is encoded by the coding sequence ATGGGTATTTACGAATTGTCGATAGAGCGTTTTATGGCGTTGGAAGAGGCGGATTGTCAAGCACGAATTCGTGGCGCAAAGGCACAATTGGGCGAGCGCGTGGCCATTTTAGGCCACCATTATCAACGACAAGAAGTGTTTCAACATGCGGATTATACGGGAGATTCATTAAAATTATCCCGCGAAGCCGCACAGTCTAATGCAGAATATATTGTGTTTTGTGGCGTGCATTTTATGGCTGAAGTCGCGGATATTATGACTCGACCTGAACAGGTGGCGATTTTACCCGATTTGGGCGCGGGTTGTTCTATGGCGGATATGGCGAATTTAGCCAAAGTAGAGCGGGCGTGGCGCGAATTAAACGAGGTATTGGGCGATGCCGATCAGACTATCACTCCCGTGACTTACATTAATTCGGCGGCGGATTTAAAAGCCTTTTGTGGTCGTCATGGTGGGATTGTTTGTACTTCAACAAATGCCCGCAAAATACTTACGTGGGCGTGGCAGCAGCGCGAAAAAGTGTTATTTTTCCCCGATCAGCATTTGGGAAGAAATACTGCTTATCGCATGGGAATGGCATTGGATGAGATGGTGGTGTGGGATTTTAATTTGCCTCGCGGTGGCTTGACCCGTGAACAGATTAAACAGGCTAAATTAATTTTATGGAAAGGTTTTTGTTCGGTACATCAGTTATTTAAACCCGAACATATCGATCAGTTTTTAGCCCAATATCCTGAAACGCGCATTATTTCTCATCCTGAATCCAGTTTTGAAGTGTGTCAAAAGTCGCATGAAGTGGGATCGACTGAATACATTATTGACGTGGTGACACACTCGCCCCCCGGCACACGTTGGTTGGTCGGGACAGAATTGAATTTGGTCAAACGCTTGGCGATGACTTGCGCGCCACAAGGGATTGATGTTCATTTTATGTCGCCCAATTTGTGCATGTGTTCTACAATGTATCGTACTGATCCACAACACTTGTTATGGGTGTTAGAAAATTTGGTGGCCGGTAAAGTGGTCAATCAAATTCGCGTCGATGCCAAAGAGGCCGAACAAGCCCGTTTGTCCTTGCAACGCATGTTTGATGTGTCTTAA